Proteins encoded together in one Aminipila butyrica window:
- a CDS encoding aconitate hydratase, translating to MGNTLTYKILQAHLLEGTLTPGSEITIKMDQTLTQDSTGTMVYLQLEAMNVDKIQTELSVAYIDHNTLQTGFENADDHAFIKSVAQRHGVLFSKPGNGICHQLHLENYGKPGKTLLGSDSHTPTGGGLGMIAIGAGGLDVAMAMAKGTYSLTVPKVIQVELTGSLRPWVSAKDVILYVLQQLTVKGGVGKVVEYTGEGVKSLSVTDRATITNMGAELGATTSIFPSDENTQKYLTEQGRPQDFTALAADPDAIYDETLTVDLSQLTPLAAMPHSPDNVDSIRHIGPIKIDQVAIGSCTNASYTDLMKVAAILKGHKVHQDVSLVISPGSSKILSKLAQNGALAAMIDAGARIIENACGPCIGMGQSPKSGAVSLRTFNRNFKGRSGTLDADVYLVSPETAAISAITGLLTDGMNSGRDLPAIESVDFTFSDQFIVYPEGTNKENTPVEMGPNIKPFPRNTALGHTVEATVVLHAGNNITTDDIMPSDSRLLPYRSNVPHLANYCFEKIDSQFSARCKEAGSCAIIGGENYGQGSSREHAALAPLYLGVKFVLAKSFARIHRSNLINSGIMPLVFENPADYDELAIGQKLVIEQADKQVQEAVILVKNQETGKVYRTLSHFSELEMQMILCGGKINSIKGA from the coding sequence ATGGGCAATACGTTAACCTATAAAATTCTACAAGCGCACCTGCTGGAGGGCACCCTCACCCCAGGAAGCGAAATAACCATTAAAATGGACCAGACCTTAACTCAGGATTCTACCGGAACCATGGTCTATCTCCAGCTGGAAGCCATGAACGTGGACAAGATTCAGACGGAGCTTTCCGTGGCCTATATCGACCACAATACACTGCAAACAGGCTTTGAAAACGCCGATGACCACGCCTTCATCAAAAGTGTCGCTCAGCGTCATGGGGTACTGTTCTCCAAGCCAGGCAACGGCATCTGTCACCAGCTCCACTTGGAAAATTACGGCAAGCCAGGCAAAACCCTGTTAGGCTCCGACAGTCACACACCTACCGGCGGCGGCTTGGGCATGATTGCCATCGGCGCCGGCGGTTTAGACGTAGCGATGGCCATGGCCAAGGGTACGTATAGCTTAACGGTTCCAAAGGTGATTCAGGTAGAACTGACCGGTTCCCTGCGCCCTTGGGTTTCCGCTAAAGATGTTATTCTCTATGTACTCCAGCAGCTGACTGTAAAGGGCGGTGTCGGCAAGGTTGTAGAATACACTGGCGAAGGCGTCAAGTCGCTGTCCGTTACAGATCGGGCCACCATCACCAACATGGGTGCTGAATTAGGCGCTACCACCTCTATCTTCCCAAGTGATGAGAATACTCAGAAGTACCTGACAGAACAAGGCCGGCCCCAGGACTTTACTGCTCTGGCTGCGGACCCAGATGCCATCTACGACGAAACCCTTACCGTGGATTTGTCTCAGCTGACTCCGCTGGCTGCTATGCCTCACAGTCCAGACAACGTAGATTCCATCCGTCATATCGGACCGATTAAAATCGACCAGGTAGCTATCGGCAGCTGTACCAACGCGTCCTACACAGACCTGATGAAGGTAGCTGCCATCCTGAAAGGCCACAAGGTACACCAGGACGTGAGTCTGGTTATTTCCCCGGGTTCCAGCAAAATCTTATCGAAGCTGGCTCAAAACGGAGCCTTAGCCGCCATGATTGATGCCGGTGCCAGAATCATTGAAAACGCTTGCGGACCCTGTATCGGCATGGGCCAGTCGCCAAAATCCGGCGCAGTGTCCCTGCGAACCTTCAATAGAAACTTTAAGGGCCGAAGCGGTACCTTGGATGCCGATGTGTATCTAGTCAGTCCAGAGACAGCGGCTATTTCTGCCATTACCGGCCTGCTTACCGATGGCATGAACTCTGGCAGAGACCTGCCAGCCATCGAATCCGTAGATTTTACCTTCAGTGATCAGTTTATCGTCTATCCTGAAGGCACCAATAAAGAGAATACCCCGGTAGAAATGGGACCAAATATCAAGCCATTCCCGAGGAATACCGCTTTAGGCCACACTGTAGAAGCGACCGTCGTTCTTCATGCGGGGAATAATATCACCACTGACGATATTATGCCATCCGACTCCCGACTGCTGCCATACCGGTCCAACGTGCCCCACTTAGCCAACTACTGTTTTGAGAAGATTGACAGTCAGTTTTCTGCTCGCTGCAAGGAGGCTGGAAGCTGCGCCATTATCGGCGGTGAAAATTACGGTCAGGGAAGCAGCCGAGAACATGCCGCCTTGGCTCCCCTTTACTTGGGTGTTAAGTTCGTGCTGGCCAAATCCTTTGCTCGTATTCACCGTTCTAACTTGATCAATAGCGGCATCATGCCGTTGGTCTTTGAAAATCCAGCAGACTACGACGAACTGGCTATTGGTCAAAAGCTGGTCATTGAACAGGCAGATAAGCAGGTTCAGGAAGCGGTTATTTTAGTGAAAAACCAAGAGACAGGAAAGGTATACCGTACACTTTCCCATTTCTCCGAATTAGAGATGCAGATGATTCTCTGCGGCGGAAAAATTAATTCCATTAAAGGAGCGTAA
- the hisD gene encoding histidinol dehydrogenase, with protein sequence MIQILTYDGTTDADIFQRIHSSSGLEEAVAGIITEVREGGDEGLLRCCARFDGAAPSHLEVTPEELQAAFDGVDPKFLAILEKAAANITAFHSCQRRNSFILNDQTGIVLGQKVLPLERVGLYVPGGTALYPSSVLMNALPAKIAGVEELIMVTPAKEGNISPMILAAAKIAGVDRIFKVGGAQAVAALAYGTESIPKVDKIVGPGNAYVAEAKKQVFGLVDIDMIAGPSEILIVADGTGNPRHLAADMLSQAEHDKLASAVLVTDSPQLAAGVNLELERQLPLLPREDIARHAIEHHGKIILTANLETAIQLANRMAPEHLELCLDTPFDYLDQVRHAGSVFLGKNCPEALGDYLAGPNHTLPTSGTARFSSPLSVDDFVKKYQYTYYTGEALAAVAEEAAYFAEQEGLSAHARSLLVRLEAAVSIP encoded by the coding sequence ATGATTCAGATTTTAACATATGACGGCACAACCGATGCCGATATTTTTCAGCGGATTCATTCCTCTTCTGGCCTGGAAGAGGCGGTGGCCGGCATCATCACAGAGGTGCGAGAAGGCGGAGACGAAGGGCTCCTTCGCTGCTGTGCTCGGTTCGACGGAGCGGCCCCCAGCCATCTAGAGGTAACTCCAGAGGAATTACAGGCAGCTTTTGATGGGGTAGATCCAAAATTTTTAGCTATTTTAGAAAAGGCTGCTGCTAACATCACCGCTTTTCACAGCTGTCAGCGGCGAAACAGCTTCATTCTCAACGACCAGACCGGCATTGTTCTAGGCCAGAAAGTACTGCCTTTAGAACGCGTGGGCCTCTACGTCCCGGGGGGCACAGCCCTGTATCCTTCCTCGGTGCTGATGAATGCCCTACCGGCTAAAATAGCCGGTGTGGAAGAACTGATTATGGTCACGCCCGCCAAAGAAGGCAACATCAGCCCAATGATTTTAGCTGCCGCCAAAATAGCCGGTGTAGACCGAATATTCAAGGTTGGCGGGGCACAGGCCGTAGCCGCCCTGGCCTATGGCACCGAATCGATTCCCAAAGTAGACAAAATCGTGGGCCCGGGCAATGCCTACGTGGCCGAAGCGAAGAAACAGGTTTTCGGCCTGGTGGATATTGACATGATTGCCGGTCCCAGTGAAATTCTCATTGTAGCTGATGGCACCGGAAATCCCCGTCATCTGGCCGCTGATATGTTATCCCAGGCAGAACACGACAAACTCGCCAGCGCGGTGCTGGTAACCGACAGCCCTCAGCTGGCAGCGGGAGTCAACTTGGAATTGGAGCGACAGCTGCCGCTCTTGCCACGAGAAGACATCGCCCGCCACGCCATTGAGCACCATGGCAAAATCATCCTCACCGCAAATTTAGAAACTGCTATCCAGTTGGCCAACCGCATGGCTCCCGAGCACCTAGAATTGTGCCTGGATACCCCTTTTGATTACTTGGATCAAGTTCGTCACGCCGGTTCGGTGTTTCTGGGCAAAAACTGTCCAGAAGCCTTAGGTGACTACTTAGCAGGCCCGAACCATACGTTACCTACCAGTGGTACTGCCCGTTTCTCCAGTCCCCTGTCTGTAGACGACTTCGTAAAAAAGTACCAGTACACCTACTACACAGGAGAAGCCCTAGCCGCTGTAGCGGAAGAGGCCGCTTACTTTGCAGAACAAGAAGGCCTGTCCGCCCACGCCAGAAGCCTGCTGGTTCGATTGGAAGCAGCAGTTTCCATCCCATAA
- the gap gene encoding type I glyceraldehyde-3-phosphate dehydrogenase translates to MKKKIAINGFGRIGRLTFRRIFEEKLFEIVAINDLAQTDMLAYLLKHDSVQGQYDKYSIEHDEDSLTVNGQRIRFCKESDPANLPWGELDVDIVLECTGFFTSKAKAQAHIQAGAKKVLISAPSGNDLPTVVYGVNEEILTKEDTIISAASCTTNCLAPMAKALNDYKEIRTGFMTTIHAYTGDQMLLDGPHKKNDFRRARAAAINIVPNSTGAAKAIGLVIPELDGKLIGSAQRVPVASGSLTILDAVLKDSTESVTLEGVHEAMKKAVSSSFGYSEEELVSSDIIGMDYGSLFDATQTLVARSGTGVYEVRVVAWYDNESSYVAQLVRTLDHLSTLF, encoded by the coding sequence ATGAAAAAAAAGATTGCTATTAATGGATTTGGACGAATTGGACGGTTGACATTCCGGCGCATCTTTGAAGAAAAGCTTTTTGAAATAGTGGCTATCAATGATTTGGCCCAGACAGACATGCTGGCCTATCTGTTGAAGCACGACAGTGTTCAAGGACAGTACGACAAATATTCCATTGAGCACGATGAGGATTCCCTGACGGTCAACGGTCAGCGGATTCGCTTCTGTAAGGAATCGGACCCCGCCAATCTGCCTTGGGGGGAGCTGGATGTAGACATTGTTCTGGAATGTACAGGCTTTTTTACATCGAAAGCGAAAGCCCAGGCCCATATCCAGGCCGGTGCCAAAAAAGTGCTGATTTCCGCCCCATCTGGAAATGACCTGCCGACCGTGGTATACGGTGTCAACGAAGAAATCCTCACAAAGGAAGATACCATCATCTCCGCCGCATCATGTACCACCAACTGTCTGGCCCCTATGGCTAAAGCCCTTAACGATTATAAGGAAATACGGACAGGCTTTATGACTACCATTCACGCGTATACTGGAGATCAGATGCTTCTGGATGGCCCTCATAAAAAAAATGATTTCCGGCGGGCGAGAGCAGCCGCCATTAATATCGTACCCAACAGTACGGGTGCCGCAAAAGCCATTGGCTTGGTCATCCCCGAGCTGGATGGCAAACTGATTGGCTCCGCCCAGCGAGTACCGGTTGCCAGCGGCTCCCTAACCATTTTAGATGCCGTTTTAAAGGATTCTACGGAAAGTGTTACCCTAGAGGGCGTTCATGAAGCGATGAAAAAAGCAGTCTCTTCTTCTTTCGGCTATAGTGAGGAAGAACTGGTTTCCAGCGACATCATCGGCATGGATTACGGTTCCCTCTTCGACGCCACTCAGACACTGGTAGCTCGAAGCGGCACTGGCGTCTACGAAGTACGGGTAGTAGCCTGGTACGACAACGAGAGCAGCTATGTAGCCCAACTGGTTCGGACGTTGGATCATTTATCTACGCTCTTCTAA
- a CDS encoding ATP phosphoribosyltransferase regulatory subunit, translating to MKPIETLLSQEERITLDLRFLYESHGYSPFKMSKFEEYDLYARNKDFLLSDTIISFTDTDGRLMALKPDVTLSIIKNIKEDRGGLQKVYYHENIYRVSKDTHTYREFMQLGLECMGLIDLYHLVEVSLLAAASLKAIHSHYILSLSHMGILSALLADLSLNWEQEKQILQFIGEKNRHGIKTVCQQAGSSREACQRLTDLLAAYGPPKVVLPRLRTICTSEKTASLLDELERICQVLTPDHGDSILLDFSIKGGMNYYNGLVFQGFIQGIPSAVLSGGQYDKLMEKMGKTQGALGFAIYLDLLDYLGSVQKDCDIDVLLLYQESTDVTLLIETVKKLQEEGLSVQVQPLIPEKLKYKKLLQIKGGRLETLESTD from the coding sequence ATGAAACCAATAGAAACCTTGTTAAGCCAAGAAGAACGAATCACCTTAGATCTGCGCTTTCTCTATGAAAGCCATGGCTACAGTCCCTTTAAAATGAGTAAATTTGAGGAATACGACTTATACGCCCGCAATAAAGACTTTCTCCTTAGCGATACCATCATCTCCTTTACGGATACAGATGGCCGCCTCATGGCGCTAAAGCCTGATGTGACCTTATCTATCATCAAAAATATTAAAGAAGATAGAGGAGGCCTGCAAAAGGTCTATTACCATGAAAACATCTATCGGGTTTCCAAAGACACCCACACCTACCGGGAATTCATGCAGCTGGGTCTGGAGTGTATGGGCCTCATCGACTTATACCATTTGGTGGAAGTAAGCCTGTTAGCTGCTGCAAGCTTGAAGGCCATCCACAGCCACTACATTCTCTCCCTCTCTCACATGGGTATTCTCTCTGCTCTGCTAGCGGACCTGTCGTTGAATTGGGAGCAGGAAAAACAAATTCTGCAATTTATTGGTGAGAAAAACCGCCACGGCATTAAAACAGTTTGCCAGCAAGCGGGCAGCAGTCGGGAAGCCTGCCAGCGGCTCACAGATTTACTCGCTGCCTACGGCCCGCCGAAAGTGGTTCTGCCTAGGCTGAGAACCATCTGTACCAGCGAAAAAACCGCTTCTCTTCTAGATGAACTGGAGCGCATCTGCCAAGTTCTCACTCCTGACCATGGAGACAGCATCTTGCTGGACTTTTCTATCAAAGGAGGCATGAACTATTACAACGGCCTGGTCTTTCAGGGTTTTATCCAGGGCATTCCTTCCGCCGTTCTCTCTGGAGGCCAATACGACAAGCTCATGGAAAAAATGGGCAAGACCCAAGGGGCCCTTGGCTTTGCCATCTACCTGGACCTGCTGGATTACTTAGGAAGCGTTCAGAAAGATTGCGATATAGACGTGTTGCTGCTGTACCAGGAAAGCACCGATGTGACACTTTTGATTGAAACGGTAAAAAAGCTCCAAGAAGAAGGCCTGAGCGTTCAAGTTCAGCCCCTTATTCCAGAAAAACTTAAATATAAAAAATTATTGCAAATTAAAGGTGGGAGGCTAGAAACTCTTGAATCAACTGATTAA
- a CDS encoding isocitrate/isopropylmalate family dehydrogenase, giving the protein MTYIQDFEKIITEQLARVERMKEGEAFADFEHMDKIVIGVIDGDGIGPVIVREAQRVLEVLLKEEIVSGKIELRQIQGLTIENRIAQNATVPAEVLAEIKACSVLLKGPTTTPGKGDNLPNIESANVTLRRELDLFANVRPVFIPEKNIDWVFYRENTEGEYALGSRGIEISPDIAIDFKVTTTGGTQRIAKAAFEYARANGGKNVSIVTKANIMKKTDGKFLDLCYQVAKDYPEIKVDDWYVDIMAANLVNEQIRSNFNVFILPNLYGDIITDEAAQIQGGVGTAGSANVGGKYAMFEAIHGSAPRMVADGIADYANPSSILKAAEMMLRHIGQAQKADKLSDALQAAQAEKSMTGDSSGETAAAFADCVLARL; this is encoded by the coding sequence ATGACATATATACAGGATTTTGAGAAAATTATTACAGAACAGCTGGCTCGAGTGGAACGCATGAAAGAAGGCGAAGCCTTCGCCGACTTTGAACACATGGATAAAATCGTCATCGGCGTTATTGATGGAGACGGCATCGGACCAGTCATTGTCCGAGAAGCGCAACGCGTACTGGAAGTTCTCCTCAAAGAAGAGATTGTCAGCGGTAAAATAGAGCTGCGCCAAATCCAAGGACTGACTATCGAAAACCGCATTGCCCAAAATGCTACGGTGCCAGCAGAAGTGTTGGCAGAAATCAAGGCTTGTTCTGTGCTTTTAAAAGGCCCAACCACCACCCCGGGAAAAGGCGACAATCTGCCAAACATCGAAAGTGCTAACGTAACACTGCGCCGGGAACTAGATCTTTTCGCTAACGTGCGGCCCGTATTCATTCCGGAAAAGAACATTGACTGGGTGTTCTACCGGGAAAATACCGAAGGGGAATATGCCCTGGGAAGCCGCGGCATTGAAATCAGCCCAGACATCGCCATTGACTTTAAAGTAACCACCACAGGCGGCACTCAGCGCATTGCCAAAGCAGCCTTTGAATACGCCAGAGCCAACGGCGGTAAAAATGTATCCATCGTCACCAAGGCCAACATTATGAAGAAGACTGACGGAAAGTTCCTGGACCTCTGCTATCAGGTGGCCAAAGACTATCCGGAAATTAAAGTAGATGATTGGTATGTGGACATCATGGCTGCAAATCTGGTTAATGAACAGATTCGTTCCAATTTCAACGTATTCATCCTGCCGAACCTATACGGCGACATCATTACTGATGAGGCCGCACAGATTCAGGGCGGTGTAGGTACAGCGGGCAGCGCTAATGTAGGCGGAAAGTATGCCATGTTTGAAGCCATCCACGGCAGTGCTCCGCGAATGGTGGCTGACGGCATCGCCGACTACGCGAACCCGTCCAGTATCCTCAAGGCAGCAGAGATGATGCTTCGTCACATCGGTCAGGCTCAGAAAGCAGATAAGCTGTCTGACGCTCTTCAAGCTGCCCAGGCAGAAAAGTCTATGACCGGAGACAGCTCTGGTGAAACAGCAGCGGCCTTTGCAGACTGTGTGCTGGCTCGCCTGTAA
- a CDS encoding GntR family transcriptional regulator translates to MVLYQHNEHAKSQNLPISNSLFSKLQKDILQGKMRSGEKLTEQSICDKYQVSRTPVREALRQLEMEGLIETIPNRGAFVIGFSPQDMADMYELRKAYEVQAVKWAIQRITDEEMEDLEETFEFMEFYTQKNDIDKMLNINTGFHQLIYTASHNRMLQHVLSSYQIYIKHSRRPTPYPENYLAEVLEEHRAIFEAFQNKDVEAGALAMTKHMEKSMSRPR, encoded by the coding sequence ATGGTACTTTACCAACACAACGAACATGCAAAATCTCAAAATTTACCGATTTCCAACAGTCTTTTTTCCAAACTGCAGAAAGATATTCTGCAAGGAAAAATGCGTTCTGGCGAAAAGCTTACTGAGCAAAGCATCTGTGATAAATACCAGGTGAGCCGAACTCCTGTGCGGGAAGCCCTGCGGCAGCTGGAAATGGAAGGGCTAATTGAGACTATCCCCAACCGGGGAGCCTTTGTCATCGGCTTTTCTCCCCAAGATATGGCCGATATGTACGAGCTGCGCAAAGCTTACGAGGTCCAGGCTGTGAAATGGGCCATCCAGCGTATTACCGACGAAGAGATGGAAGACTTGGAAGAAACCTTTGAATTCATGGAATTCTACACACAGAAAAACGATATTGACAAGATGCTGAACATCAATACCGGCTTTCACCAGCTGATTTACACAGCTTCCCATAACCGGATGCTCCAGCATGTGCTCTCTTCTTATCAAATTTACATTAAGCACAGCCGCCGGCCAACTCCTTATCCGGAGAATTATCTGGCGGAAGTACTGGAAGAACACCGGGCCATCTTTGAGGCCTTTCAAAACAAAGATGTGGAAGCAGGTGCTCTAGCTATGACCAAACACATGGAAAAGTCCATGTCCCGGCCACGCTGA
- the hisG gene encoding ATP phosphoribosyltransferase — MNQLINVALPKGRLGDQVYKLFATAGFPCPAVEEDNRKLIFENQQAGVRYFWVKPSDVAIYVERGAADIGVAGKDILLEYTPDVYELLDLNIGKCRMAVAAQKDFRDNTDRTLRVATKFKNIVREYYGNRGRAIDIIKLNGSIELAPILNLSDVIVDIVETGTTLKENNLEAIETVIPLSARLIANKASFQFKSSRIERLCSQMKAQCPPLEKGACTYDSDFNI; from the coding sequence TTGAATCAACTGATTAACGTCGCACTGCCCAAAGGCAGATTAGGCGACCAAGTATATAAGCTGTTTGCAACGGCAGGTTTCCCCTGCCCCGCTGTGGAAGAAGACAATCGCAAGCTGATTTTTGAAAATCAGCAGGCCGGCGTGCGCTATTTCTGGGTAAAGCCTTCGGATGTGGCCATTTACGTGGAACGTGGTGCGGCAGACATTGGTGTAGCCGGCAAAGATATTCTTTTAGAATACACTCCCGACGTGTACGAACTGCTGGACTTGAATATCGGCAAGTGTCGGATGGCCGTGGCAGCTCAAAAAGACTTTCGGGACAATACTGACCGCACCCTGCGGGTAGCTACGAAGTTTAAAAATATCGTTCGGGAATATTATGGTAATCGAGGTCGGGCTATTGATATCATCAAGTTAAACGGCTCTATCGAACTGGCCCCTATTCTCAACCTCTCTGACGTCATCGTAGATATTGTAGAGACGGGCACCACCCTAAAGGAAAATAATCTGGAAGCCATTGAAACCGTCATCCCCCTCAGTGCCAGACTGATTGCTAACAAAGCCAGCTTTCAGTTTAAAAGCAGCCGGATTGAACGCCTTTGCAGTCAAATGAAGGCTCAGTGCCCTCCATTAGAGAAAGGAGCATGTACATATGATTCAGATTTTAACATATGA